The Colletotrichum destructivum chromosome 8, complete sequence genome includes the window CACAGGCCTGCGGCCCAACCACTGCTACAACATCCGCGTCATCGCTGTCGGACCGAACAATTTCCAAGCAGGTAGCCAGGTTATTCGATTGCGCACCTACCGATCCGACGGACGACCAGAACTGGGCAACTCCAGGCTCCCCGACAGTTTTCAAGAGCAAGACCCGAAGTCCGGACAGTTCCCCTGCGTTGAAGACAATGCCGGTCGCAATCAGGTTCCTACCATCGAGGCGGCTCCCTCTCTTGAGAGCGGATCCGCTGCTGCACGAGACGGCCCTTCTGGCCAGAGACGCAACACCGTCAACCGCAGGCATTCTCCGTCCATAGCGAGCCAGGAGCAACCTTCGATAAAGGATTTCGCGAGCGACCATCCCGAGGCTTCCCTCAAAGACCTGGCCGATACGTTagagaggacgaggaaggaaATCGATGAGACAGCAGCCCTCCACGCATCCGAAGAAAGCGAGTTCAAACAGCTTGAAGAGCGGCTtaagaaggaaaaggaggagaagaaaaagatgcaaaaggaaaaggacgACAACACGGCGCAATTGCGGCAAAAAGTCAAGGCCACCTATGAGCAGATGCGCCAAGCCACAAAAGATAAGGCGAGGAAGGAGAATCTGCTCAAGGAAAGGCAAGACAAGCGCAAAAAGATCAGCGATAATGTCGACAAATGGACTACTGAAATCGAGAACATGCGTAAGACGCGCAAGGGATTTGCGTCTGAGAAGGAGAGCTTGGAGCAGGATCGCGACCTCAAGGTCAAGCACCTGGACGAGGATAATTCTGCATTGCAGGAGGAATACTCACAGCTCGAGGCCGAATacaaagaaaagaaggaacaGCTGAAAGAGCTTGAAGATGCTAGGAGAAAGCTTCCtggcggagaggaggacgacaCATGGCGGGAAGACGACCGAAAGATGAAGCGGGATTTCGAGATGAAGCGGCGGGAACTCCAGAGCCAACTCATTATGGAGAACCGGAAGGCCCAGCAACTTGAAGGCCATATCCACGTTCTCCACGCTCAGGTCTACGCCCAGAACCAGCAGAGTCTCCAGCTCTACAACCAGGCAAACTCTTCCGGTGTCGACTTCGAACAGAACGCCTCGGCGCAAGTCAAACGCAGAAGCCGCACTGGGAATACGCTCTCCAATGCCGCCATCTCATCCCCAACTGGGCCTTTCCCCGCTTCCGATTCCCCCTTCGAACTTCCCACCAGTTTTAGCAACCGGTCCGGGTTCTCACACTTTCTGGATATCTCTGGAGGTGATGGATTTGGCGCCGATCAGTTTTCGGATACGGACCTCAGAGCACTGCCCGGCAACGCTCCACTCAGCCCAACGGCAGCGGCTTTGTTGCCCTCAGGCATCCTGGGCGATGATGAATCTGCAAGCCCTGATTCATTCTCTCGAAGAAGCCCCTTCGTACCGGAAGACGAATATGACGCCCAATCGCCTCAATCATCGAAACCATCGAACAGTGCCCAATCAAGCCCTCCCGGGTCCTCGCACAAGACGGCGTTCCCGCCGTTCCCATCGTTCCCGAAGGATGAAGGCGATCACGCATCGCTCAATGATGTTACATCTTCTCCCAGCGGGCagccaccaccagcagcacaCCGATTTACGAGCTTGCTCTCTTCATTCCAGAGAGGCAAGGGTGCCAAAGCTGTTGACGAAGGTGGGCCGATGTTGGGGACTTTGAAGCACGGTCAAAGTCAGTCCTTTCCTCGACATACGGACGATCCCGATGCAACGATTCGACGCAGAACAAGTTTCTCCTCCGTGGGCCGAGATAGAAATTCGGTAGGGCCCGATACAATCGAGAGCAGCGCATCCAACCTTGGTCGAAGCATGTTTTCTTCTGCGCGCCGTTTGATGCTATGGAATGTTCCTTTCGCGGATAGGGATCCCAGCAGTCCTAGACCGGCTTCCATGGCTTCGGCGGACTTGCCCCGGCCGTCAACTGATAGCGGTTCTATTTGGAACCACCCTGGAGACCGAAACCGCTTGTGGTCCCCCGACGGCCCATGGCCTTCGAGGACTCCGTCGAGGCGTCCCTCACTCCATGGCTCTCCTGCGGCTTTGAAAACAACActggcctcggccgacgacgaaatTCTGGATCACGAAGCGTTGAACGATCCGCAAGTGTCGCCCAGCCAGGTCGGAGTCATTGGCAGCAGACCGCCGGCTAGTAAACAGAATTCCGACTCGAAGTCGTTGTTGAGTCAACGTCTCAATcccgcggcgccgacctTTTCTATAGGTGGGATAGGTGGTCTATTCCGCAGTAAGGACAAGGAAAGTGACTCGGGCAAAGACAAGGACAAATCGAAGTCGAAGGACAAAGCCAAGGACAGGGCTAAAGACAAGGAAGCAAAGGAAAAGGGTAAAACCAGAGAATTCTCCACGCCCAGCCTGGATCTTCCGCAAGGCTATGATGCGTCTCCGACAGACTCGAGAAAATCACGCGATGCCTTTTCCGTCCACACCCAGGCGTCTGTCACCGAATCTCGAGAGTCCTTGACGCTTGATAGGGCCGTATCAAGCACGCTGTCTGACTCCAATGTCAAGGACCAAGAGAATGCCTACCGGAAGCTCTTCAGGAAAGGAAGTTCCAGCAAGTTCAGTCTGTCATCTCGGCTAAGCAAAGATTCTGGTCTGTTCAAGAAGGGACCAGGAAGCACCACCAACTCAGACAAGAACTTGTCGGCCGACCGGTCTAGCTTTGGCGACATTGATGACTATGGCGAAGAAGGGTTGCTTGGTCGAAGCTACGAAAGCGTCACTAGCAGCCCGTCTCTCGGCCCGTCCAAGTCTAAGGAAACCAAGGAAAGCAGGATGACTAACTGGAGTAGTAAGTTTTCCATGAAAAAGAAGGGCAACAAGGAGAGTGTTGATTTGCACCGGGCTACTCTTGaggccgatgatgaggaggaaaagaaagacgTGTAGTTCAGTGACGGTGTTGAGGTGAGGCCGCCTCATAAATGTAGTGCTCTTCAGCTATAACAAAAATCAATACAAACCAGAGTTTGACAAATGAGCTTTCCTGGCCTCAAAACGAGGATATTCTCTACACTCTCATTTTGCACGAGTCTTGAAAGATTACCATCCCTATCGTCGAATGCTTCGAAAGATATGCTGAACAAATACTGGCCGTTCCGATTCTTGTCGGATGTTGAGGCGGATTGAGAACATTCGTATTAGACAGGCGGTGAAGCTGATTCCGGCAGAAAGTCTCAATGGCAAGCTCCGGCCGAAAGCATGGGTCACATTTACGagccgacagcgacgacgggtACCTGTAGATTTACCCACCCGGATCGAACCACCCGGGCAAACTCACCCTTGCTgccagcggcgacgacaaaAACAGAACAaggacgagctggacgaaATTCACTACAAGGAGGGAAGCTATCGTCGCGCAGTCGCCCATTACACCCCATCGATTGCCCTCCCGACCGAGACACATCACCTCCCCGGGGAACCGTGATACTTTCGAAACCTGACACCTCCCAGTCCGCCGACCCTCCCTCCGCTTGATGGCCGCAATGGCGGCTCAGAATCcgaccggcggcgcccccgaGGGCCTGCCGATGCCCTCGCGCAACCCGCTCCCTCTATCGGCCTCGCAGGAGGCGCAGATCAGAGACATCTACTACGCGCGCGTCCGCAACGCCTGCGCGCCCGAGATCAAGGGTGCGTTCCCCTCCCTCTAGCCCCCGCGGCACTTCCTGCTGCTTTTCCTCGAATGTATCTGGTCATTGCTGTGCTCTAAGGGCaactttttcttctttgcggTCGCTCTCCAACAACCTCAACAACCTTGACGAGCAAGCTGACAAATCACACTCATAAACAGCCTTCGCGGACTGCGCCCTAAACCGGACCTTCACCGTCTCCTTCGTCTGCCGCACGCAGCTGCGCGCCATGAACGGTTGCATGAAGTCACACGCGACGCCCCAGGAGCACGATGCCGCGCGCGAGGAGTGGTTCGCCAAGCGCCTCGAACGGCAAAAGGAGCGCGAGCGCAAAGCTGTGAAGAAGTCGCAGCAAGAGGACTTTATCCGCGAGTGGTGGGGGTTGCCCGAAAAGGATAtcgagacgaggaggaaagaggaggagaagatgcGCATGGCCGAGAGGGTAGGCGGGTACGCCGCCAAAGACCGGAAGAGGGCAGaggagcaggcggcggcggcggcggcggaaaaGAGGTGAGGATGCGGTATGAGGTTACCCGCATATAAAATAACCGGAGAGAGGGGCGAAGAGGTTAGATGCATGCGTTGAGCGTTCTGGATTTACGGCTTGGGACACCCTGCTCTATGGCGCGGACATTCGGCTTGTACAAATACAACTtacacaaacacacacacacacacaccatgTAAACTATAGCAACCCAAAATCGGGGCTGAAGCCGGTAACGATACGACGGGTCATTATCAAAGATACGTTAGCGAGGCCTGTCCACGGCCAATAAGCTTGTATTCTCTAGCAGCGCAAGTCACGTCTTGGAGATGCCTGCACGTAGTCTAAGCTTTTGTCTAATGCAACATTCCATCAGGAGCAAAAGTTTATCTACTCGGATGTGTGctctttttctcctcttgCATGACAGTTCcctccttcctttcccttccctcgaAAACGCCAGGTTTCTCAACCTCTCAGAAAACAAAGATACGGCCGGACAGAGGCCCACTAGACCTCTCTCTTCTGGAGCTCGGCGGGGAGCGTGGTAGcgaccttgtccttgaagagcttctcggcgcggGCCCAGACAGGGTCGTTGCGCCAGTCCTTGAGGTTCAGGAGGGTGGGCAGCAGGTCGTTGCTGAACGCCTCGCTGGACTCGCGGGGCAGCAACGAGGGCAGGTGGTCGATAGAGATGACGCTCAAGGGCGGGTTCTCGAAGCCCTCGACGGGAACTGTGGGCTTGTCGAAGGTGGTAGCCACAGTGTAGATGGGGACTGGGGATTGGTTTGTCAGTATAACCAAATGTGAGTCACAGGCTCCTGTACTCACTGGGGTTGTGGGGGTTGGTGGTGTCTGCGGAAACATCGCAAACAACGGATAGGTTTCTTGAAGAAGTCTGAAGAGATTCGCGGTTGACGAAGGCTATAGGAGTAGATGTCAGTGTAGGTTCTGGGGAGTTCATGTTCCGAGCACATCGCCATTTCGGATTCTGGGAAGGAAAAAAACCAGGAGCTAAGGAGTCTTTCGTTTGTGGGGATGATGCAACGTACGAGGGATAGGTTGGCTGTGGAAGGCACGGATGTTAGTACTCCATAGTCGGATTGCCTCCTTGAGGCCTTTCTCGGAGAAAACACATACCTCAAGTAAATGCAGTTCACGAAGATGTCAGACTCCGTGATCTCACTGTACGGACCGGGCTTGGCCTGGGTCTCCTGGATATCCTGCGTCTCTTGTTAGCACGGCCAAGACCCTTGGAGCCAAAGCTAAGGCTTACCCAGCGGATGATGTCCGTGACACCGGCCCTCGTGCACATGTCGACAGCGCCGGAGCCGCAGCGGCCAAGAGCGCCAATGACAATGACTCTAGGCTTCTTGCCTCCGTTCTTCGCCACGCCATCATCCAAGGCCTTCTTGACGTCCGCAATCAGAGCGTCCTCGTTCGGGTATGACTCCACGGAGGGAAAGGGCTCGCCGGGGTGGGTGAGCTGCCAGGCCCAGTTCTCGAGGGCAAGAGCGGCGCCGGAGAAGCCAGCGTGGTAGCCTACAAGGTATTAGACTTGGCCTCAAGGGAACAGTGTTACTGTACGGACCAAAGGCCGCGACGCGTCTTCCGGAGTCATTTGTCAAGAACTCCAAGTCGAGCAGGGTACCGCCGCCACGGGGAAAGCGTCCGAGAGTCTTCTCGAAACCACCTTGTCCCTGGAAATCTGTTAGCGACAGCTAGGCGAGATTTCCCTCGGCGAACTTGCCTTGTAAACGTGGAGGAAGGTAACGTGAACGTGCTTGAGGGGGAACTCtttctcctcgagctccttcaGGCCAACAATGATATGGTCGGCGGGGGCCGTCTCCCAAGagccctcctcgacgagggtTGCGCCTACGGCTTCGaactcggcatcgtcaaAGATGCGAACGGGACTGCGCTCGACATTGACAGTGTAGCCAGCCTTGATCAGGGCCTGGGTGGTACTGGGAGTAAGGGCAGAGCGGTGCTCAAGGGGCTTGGTCTCGGACCGAAGGTGAAGGACGGTGCTGGCCATTTTTGCGGTTTTAATTGACTCGGGTGATGTAAAATGTTGtcgagggaagggaaggaaagcTGCGGGAGTTGGAGGCGGGATGGCGTGTGGGGCAATGACTCTAAAACATCCCACCTTGTGTGACTCCTCCATGCGTATGGCTAATATGCACTTCACCGCTTTTCGGAGCGCGGGGAAGAGTGACATCGGGTGGCAGTGAACCTAAAAATTTGGTCTGAATTCAATTGGGGGGggtttctctttttttcccctgGGTTTTCCTGTTTTTTTCTCTAATTTGGGTTTCTTCTTTGTTTTTCTCTTCCAACAAAACTCTGTTTTACAGCAACaatttttctttttttttcccttttccccctgTGCAATCAGTGATATGGCCTGATCTAGCTACTCAGGCAAGGTGTGACGCCATGCAGGTACCGAGCCTGCAGCCATTCAACGGTCGTCCTAAACAGGCTGGAAGCCAAGAGTAGATAAGGTACTcgggtacctacctacataaTCCTAATTGTCTGCTTAGCGTGCCATCTTGAAGTAACCAGTCATCGACCGCTTCCGATGTCGGCCAATGTTGGTCTCTGGCACGTTCGGTTCACATCGCAAATGTCTGCACTACATGCACATCGACAACCGGATGAAAGCCTAAAGGTAACCTATCTTGCCACAGACTCAAACGTTCTCCAGCATTACAATAGAGGGCTACAATCGCGCCCTGGCTTGACGTTTACCTAGCAGCTCAAGGACCTCTTCGGCCACTCCCCAGGACAGCTCAAATCCCCTGCCTCCAAGTCCGTAAGCGTGGATGATGGTTCGGCCATGGCCTATTTCTTCTCTCTCGAGTCTCATGCCTCCTTTTCGAGTTGGACGTCGGCCCACGATGTCTTTGAGAACACGGAACTCACCGCTGTCTCCGAGTATCGAAGGATACGTCGCGGCAAAATCCTTCAGCATTTTCTCTCGCACTTGCACCGAGGGCTCAGGGTCCCAGTTGTCGGGTTCCTTTGTGCCACCGACGATTGTGCCACCATCAAAGTTTCTGGGCACGCAGAATGACCAAGAGCCATCGGCATTCTGTCGTGTCACTGTTGCTGGGCTGTAGTTGGCCACAGCACATGTTTGTCCTACAAAATCTGTAAGCAACGGCAAGACTAAATCAGGGACTGGCATACCTCGTGTAATGAACGAGTCCTTGTCCCCAAACCCAAACCCGGAGCAATTGATGACAACCCGTACATCAGCTAGTCCCTTGATTGTGAAACCTTCGCGCGGGTTGCTGATCTCTCTACGGAACACTTCGCCGCCATTCCATGAGAACCTGCGAAGGAGAAAAGAGCAGTAGATCATGGGGTTCACACACCATGTCCAATACTCACAGCCCCACTTCACTTTGTCGTCTGGAAACTCGCTCGGCTTCAAACGCCGAAACTCTACTAGCCCTAAACTCTTAGCCTTTTCCTCGGTCAGGCTCCTGTACTGCGCCGGAGGATTCTCCAGGTACTCGATGCCGGGCATGAAGGTGATACCAGCTTCAGGGTTGCTCTTGTTCAACGACTCCATCTGCTGGAATGTCACGAGTGCCATCGCATGATCGCGCTCTTCAGTCTCGTTCGCCGGTATGACCCAGCGGTTGTGAGCGCCACCCCACTGGGATGTGTAGTTGATCGAGGCTTTGGCATCGATGGCCTCGAAAGGACTCGGGAAATCCTTGGCTACGATGGCTACGTTGTAGCCATCCTGCTGGAGTCTCACGGCAGTGCTTAGCCCGATTACACCAGCGCTGCATTGTGTCAGTAGGTTGGCCGTCACACGATGGAGATGGAAGACTGTAGCTACCCGATTACTACGATTTGCGTCATGACTGTCACCAATGAAGCGTCGGGAACGTTTAGGGCACTGGTTCAGCCTACGAAGAATACCTACGTGATGTTGCGAAAGGGCCTACTTAATATATGAACGATGGCCCAGTAAGTCTGAGTCAATCTAACTACTGAAGACGAAACGATTGTAGATTTGCTCGGACGCTAGTCTCCACCATACATACAGTGTTGACTTCGCCGATCATCGGAGGGGCCGCCTGCCATGTTCGGCCTCGAAGCAcgggcgggggccggggaGTCTTGTCGAGAAGCCCACGAGTTTCTAGCCATGAGGCCCACAAACGCCGGTCCCATGTCCGACTCAAGTCCCGCCGCGGCCAGTTGTGTATGTTACCTGATCAGCCGTACTTTAAAACTATGTTGACTTGGCCGTAGTGAAGACTGCATTGGCAGAATCCAAACATACTTCTTTTCCATGACACTTCCTCCAGCCCCTCTGAGACTATGTCTGTTATCGGTGAGTCCAAAGGGGGGTTTCTTTCTACCGGCTGTAACTCAGAGTTGATCGTCACCTGATGCTTCAAATCTGATAGGTTTTACATATATACCCGAAATCTGCCCCCTAGTCTTTCGGGGGCTTTGAATTGGCTCAAAACTTGAATTGTCTTTCCATGGAGATACCTCGCCAAATCGTTGGCCAAAAGCCTGGGAACGGACTGCGCTGGCATCGTTTCGTAGATTCATTTCCGTGTTGAGTGTTGATACCCAGCAGGAGACATCGACACAACGGCAACGCACAAGATACCGGTTACGTTATGCTGGCAACGCTGTGCCCAATGGTACCAATGGCGGTAGGACCTTCTTCACATGAGGATATCATAGTCAGTTGAGCCTTACACAGTAGGAGCTTGCTACCAATTGCCTGCTTGGACGGCTTCCCATGTTTAGCGCAGTGTTTCACTCTTAACGTTGCCGAAAACCTCGTTTGAAGTCGAGCCAGGCTAGCTTTACTCACAGCAAACGTCCAATTAACTTACGCCTGGTGACGCTTTGAGACAATCATAGAAGCGCGTTATACGTTGGGCGTTTCGTGGAGGAGCAATCTTTTTTTAGTGACTTCAAAACAACTTGCTCAAGATGTTTTTGTCATTGACGGGACGAAGAGTTGTTGTTTGGCTCACGATTGGATAGGCATTTCCGCCCTAACGAATATTTTTCTGGATGGCAAACGCGAGGAGCGCAATATATTAGGTATTTGGAGGGAAATGATTGCGTCTTTAGCTATTGGCTTCCCACATATAGGCGACTTTCAAATGAGTTTGTCAATCATCATCCACATCCCGGACCAATCTTCCAGCATCAGTACAGCGTGGCAGAAGATGAATGCCGGTTTAGCTACTAATATAACCATGCTCTTTCTCGTCCTGTCTTCTGGATCTGGCGGTATCTCAAGATCCAACTGAGGTCCTTCATCCCTGCAAAGATATCCCCGACTGAACGAATTCGCTTCTCTTGACAGCATACCAAAGGCTTAAATGGCAGCCTCCGACGGCACCAAGCccgttgttgttggtctCTATGGTGTTCCTGGCTGCGGCAAATCTTTCCTCCTGAACCAACTCAAGAGCCAACTCAACCATAAGCATTTTCGACTTTTCGAGGGCTCCGAAGTTATCAGCAGGATCGTTCCGGGAGGACTGGGAATCTTCAAGAAGTCAGACGATCAGAAGAAGCGCCATTGGCGCCAGCTTGCCATCAACGACATCGCTGAAGAGTGTACCCGTACGGGGCGTCTTGGGATCGTCACCGGCCACTTTTTGTTCAGGTCTGTAGAGGACAGTACTACCTACGACGTTGTATACACGCAAGACGATCTCCCTGTATACACGCATATCCTCTACCTCGATGTCCCTGCAGATGTGGTGGTCTGCCGTTCT containing:
- a CDS encoding Putative FAD dependent oxidoreductase, D-amino acid oxidase, D-amino-acid oxidase; translated protein: MTQIVVIGAGVIGLSTAVRLQQDGYNVAIVAKDFPSPFEAIDAKASINYTSQWGGAHNRWVIPANETEERDHAMALVTFQQMESLNKSNPEAGITFMPGIEYLENPPAQYRSLTEEKAKSLGLVEFRRLKPSEFPDDKVKWGCEYWTWCVNPMIYCSFLLRRFSWNGGEVFRREISNPREGFTIKGLADVRVVINCSGFGFGDKDSFITRGQTCAVANYSPATVTRQNADGSWSFCVPRNFDGGTIVGGTKEPDNWDPEPSVQVREKMLKDFAATYPSILGDSGEFRVLKDIVGRRPTRKGGMRLEREEIGHGRTIIHAYGLGGRGFELSWGVAEEVLELLGKRQARARL
- a CDS encoding Putative fibronectin type III, immunoglobulin-like, fibronectin type III superfamily, translated to MVVDIAAADNSTAEIFFHPLYLFLDRLLFSHARPPLRGLANGLLLRFSPILPLSLPSFFPTLELDAAMLWTLFMKIILISSLVAWWLKRPNSRFQKFVLLAATLAAFWVVAPLYASLCLAWSVHYTREGIRYWSLDELLVRHASMLVTLAAVVWLLHRAWQTLWKPTTDLISILGVDVPEAPDVSLAGIRPDAATLNWTRPTHNRPVQKFLIQVNGVNVGESRQEETAITVTGLRPNHCYNIRVIAVGPNNFQAGSQVIRLRTYRSDGRPELGNSRLPDSFQEQDPKSGQFPCVEDNAGRNQVPTIEAAPSLESGSAAARDGPSGQRRNTVNRRHSPSIASQEQPSIKDFASDHPEASLKDLADTLERTRKEIDETAALHASEESEFKQLEERLKKEKEEKKKMQKEKDDNTAQLRQKVKATYEQMRQATKDKARKENLLKERQDKRKKISDNVDKWTTEIENMRKTRKGFASEKESLEQDRDLKVKHLDEDNSALQEEYSQLEAEYKEKKEQLKELEDARRKLPGGEEDDTWREDDRKMKRDFEMKRRELQSQLIMENRKAQQLEGHIHVLHAQVYAQNQQSLQLYNQANSSGVDFEQNASAQVKRRSRTGNTLSNAAISSPTGPFPASDSPFELPTSFSNRSGFSHFLDISGGDGFGADQFSDTDLRALPGNAPLSPTAAALLPSGILGDDESASPDSFSRRSPFVPEDEYDAQSPQSSKPSNSAQSSPPGSSHKTAFPPFPSFPKDEGDHASLNDVTSSPSGQPPPAAHRFTSLLSSFQRGKGAKAVDEGGPMLGTLKHGQSQSFPRHTDDPDATIRRRTSFSSVGRDRNSVGPDTIESSASNLGRSMFSSARRLMLWNVPFADRDPSSPRPASMASADLPRPSTDSGSIWNHPGDRNRLWSPDGPWPSRTPSRRPSLHGSPAALKTTLASADDEILDHEALNDPQVSPSQVGVIGSRPPASKQNSDSKSLLSQRLNPAAPTFSIGGIGGLFRSKDKESDSGKDKDKSKSKDKAKDRAKDKEAKEKGKTREFSTPSLDLPQGYDASPTDSRKSRDAFSVHTQASVTESRESLTLDRAVSSTLSDSNVKDQENAYRKLFRKGSSSKFSLSSRLSKDSGLFKKGPGSTTNSDKNLSADRSSFGDIDDYGEEGLLGRSYESVTSSPSLGPSKSKETKESRMTNWSSKFSMKKKGNKESVDLHRATLEADDEEEKKDV
- a CDS encoding Putative cytochrome c oxidase biogenesis protein Cmc1; the encoded protein is MAAMAAQNPTGGAPEGLPMPSRNPLPLSASQEAQIRDIYYARVRNACAPEIKAFADCALNRTFTVSFVCRTQLRAMNGCMKSHATPQEHDAAREEWFAKRLERQKERERKAVKKSQQEDFIREWWGLPEKDIETRRKEEEKMRMAERVGGYAAKDRKRAEEQAAAAAAEKR
- a CDS encoding Putative alanine dehydrogenase/pyridine nucleotide transhydrogenase, NAD(H)-binding protein, with amino-acid sequence MASTVLHLRSETKPLEHRSALTPSTTQALIKAGYTVNVERSPVRIFDDAEFEAVGATLVEEGSWETAPADHIIVGLKELEEKEFPLKHVHVTFLHVYKGQGGFEKTLGRFPRGGGTLLDLEFLTNDSGRRVAAFGYHAGFSGAALALENWAWQLTHPGEPFPSVESYPNEDALIADVKKALDDGVAKNGGKKPRVIVIGALGRCGSGAVDMCTRAGVTDIIRWDIQETQAKPGPYSEITESDIFVNCIYLSQPIPPFVNRESLQTSSRNLSVVCDVSADTTNPHNPIPIYTVATTFDKPTVPVEGFENPPLSVISIDHLPSLLPRESSEAFSNDLLPTLLNLKDWRNDPVWARAEKLFKDKVATTLPAELQKREV